Proteins co-encoded in one Deferrivibrio essentukiensis genomic window:
- the rpmB gene encoding 50S ribosomal protein L28 — translation MARKCDICGKGPMFGNTISHAHNVSKRVFYPNVHKVRVVETDGSVVRKKVCTKCLKAGKVKKA, via the coding sequence ATGGCAAGAAAGTGTGATATTTGTGGAAAAGGCCCTATGTTTGGAAATACAATAAGTCACGCCCACAACGTATCTAAAAGGGTATTTTATCCTAACGTTCATAAAGTAAGAGTTGTGGAAACTGACGGTTCTGTTGTCAGAAAGAAAGTTTGTACCAAATGTCTTAAGGCCGGCAAAGTCAAAAAAGCTTAG
- a CDS encoding DUF1858 domain-containing protein, which translates to MLDKNMKISDVLKKYPKCVKVFNSLNMGCISCMGIQTETLEKGCLMHGLDVNVLIKELEKFINENYKA; encoded by the coding sequence ATGCTTGATAAAAATATGAAGATTTCGGATGTTTTAAAAAAGTACCCTAAATGTGTAAAGGTTTTCAATAGTCTCAATATGGGCTGTATCAGCTGTATGGGGATTCAAACTGAAACCCTTGAAAAAGGGTGCCTTATGCACGGATTAGATGTAAATGTTTTGATTAAAGAGTTAGAAAAATTCATAAATGAAAATTACAAAGCTTAA
- a CDS encoding MBL fold metallo-hydrolase yields MKITKLNDIFVIDSGALNTVFIDTDSGVTLFDTCLNVDTAKKLNKAIGKDVVAVLNTHSHADHIGGNSFFESRYGCKTYIHKNELSFCSLTELESALLYGGASFKKAKSKFLCAKSINNVSTLDNLENKDIEVVELFGHSPGHCGFKINNTLYAGDAIFSKEVIEKHKILYIYDVKEYINSLYKLKEIEFENIIFCHKGILSKDEANSLIDENLNHTITVGNMIRDTLKKRPLITGEDISADLMKDLNIPFEIEYFLLVSSTIKGYLKYLEDIEKVAPVIDNGVKWKLL; encoded by the coding sequence ATGAAAATTACAAAGCTTAATGATATTTTTGTAATCGACTCAGGTGCCTTAAATACAGTTTTTATTGATACAGACAGTGGTGTAACCTTATTTGACACCTGCCTGAATGTCGATACTGCAAAAAAACTAAATAAGGCTATAGGCAAGGATGTAGTAGCAGTTTTAAATACTCACTCCCATGCTGACCACATTGGGGGGAACAGCTTTTTTGAAAGCAGGTACGGCTGTAAGACTTACATTCACAAAAATGAATTGTCCTTTTGCTCACTTACTGAGCTTGAATCAGCACTTCTTTATGGTGGAGCATCATTCAAAAAGGCTAAAAGCAAATTTTTATGTGCCAAATCTATAAACAATGTTTCAACATTAGATAATCTTGAAAACAAGGATATTGAAGTCGTCGAGCTATTCGGACACTCCCCGGGACATTGCGGTTTTAAAATTAATAACACGCTATATGCAGGGGATGCTATTTTTTCTAAAGAAGTTATAGAAAAGCATAAAATACTCTATATTTATGACGTAAAAGAATACATTAACTCTCTTTATAAGCTCAAAGAGATAGAGTTTGAAAATATAATCTTCTGTCACAAAGGGATATTATCTAAAGACGAAGCAAATAGTCTCATTGATGAAAATCTTAATCATACTATAACCGTTGGCAATATGATTAGAGATACCTTAAAAAAGAGGCCACTTATCACGGGAGAAGATATATCTGCAGACCTTATGAAGGACTTAAATATCCCCTTTGAGATAGAATATTTCCTGCTTGTATCTTCTACAATAAAAGGTTATCTAAAGTACCTTGAAGATATTGAAAAAGTTGCTCCAGTAATAGACAATGGTGTAAAATGGAAACTACTTTAA
- the trmB gene encoding tRNA (guanosine(46)-N7)-methyltransferase TrmB, with protein METTLIRLKLDFTDKIYVFSDEIKPQITPYVKYDKIDFKEIFGNENPVNVEIGIGNGEFIAHYAALNKNENFIGFEVYKKVIRKAIKRCEKLDSKNVRLIHYDGAFFVNLFPDNSINNFYINFPDPWPKKKHNKRRLLKTEFLQLLSNKLANDGHIFIATDHNDYGEEILENLKPVPPLTSCFEKPYETDLIDYYQTKYYRKFAIPGKIHFFKLKKVCREVI; from the coding sequence ATGGAAACTACTTTAATTCGTTTAAAATTAGACTTCACAGACAAAATTTATGTCTTTTCCGATGAAATAAAGCCTCAAATAACCCCTTATGTAAAATATGATAAAATCGATTTTAAAGAGATATTCGGCAACGAAAACCCTGTCAATGTTGAGATAGGAATTGGCAACGGTGAGTTTATAGCACATTATGCAGCTCTCAATAAGAATGAAAATTTTATTGGATTTGAGGTTTATAAAAAAGTCATTAGAAAAGCCATCAAAAGATGTGAAAAACTTGATAGTAAAAATGTAAGGCTAATTCATTATGACGGAGCCTTTTTTGTAAATCTTTTTCCGGATAATAGCATTAATAATTTTTATATAAACTTTCCTGACCCGTGGCCCAAAAAAAAGCATAATAAAAGAAGACTATTAAAAACAGAGTTTCTACAGCTCTTATCGAATAAGCTTGCAAACGACGGGCATATCTTCATAGCCACCGACCACAACGACTACGGTGAAGAAATTTTAGAAAATCTGAAGCCCGTGCCACCATTAACTTCTTGCTTTGAAAAACCTTACGAAACAGACCTGATAGACTACTATCAAACAAAGTATTATAGAAAATTTGCTATCCCTGGGAAAATACATTTCTTTAAGCTTAAAAAGGTTTGTCGAGAGGTAATATGA